The Rhodoferax ferrireducens T118 DNA segment CGGTCTGTCATGCCCGCCATCTCCTTTCAGTCAGTCTCCAAAGCCTATCCTTCTCCCCGCGGACCCCAAGGCAGCACTTTTCTGGCGCTCGACCGCGTCAGCCTGGATGTCGAAGAGGGCGAATTTTTTGGCCTGCTGGGGCCTAACGGCGCGGGCAAGACCACGCTGATCAGCATTCTGGCCGGTCTGACCCGCGCTAATTCAGGCACCGTGACGGTGCTGGGGCACGATGTGCAACTGGATTACGCGCAAGCGCGGCGCAAACTGGGCGTGGTGCCGCAAGAACTGGTGTTTGATCCGTTTTTCAACGTGCGCGAGGCGCTGCGCTTCCAGTCGGGTTACTTTGGCATCCGCCGCAACGATGCCTGGATTGATGAGTTGCTGGAGAGTCTGGGCCTGACCGACAAAGCCAACGCCAATATGCGGCAACTCTCGGGTGGTATGAAGCGGCGCGTGCTGGTGGCGCAAGCCCTGGTGCACAAACCGCCGGTGATCGTGCTCGACGAGCCGACCGCAGGCGTGGATGTGGAACTGCGCCAGACCCTGTGGCAATTCATCAGCAAACTCAACAAGCTCGGCCACACCGTGCTGTTGACCACGCATTATCTGGAAGAAGCCGAAGCCTTGTGCGGCCGCATCGCCATGCTCAAATCTGGCCGGGTGGTGGCGCTGGACAGTACCA contains these protein-coding regions:
- a CDS encoding ABC transporter ATP-binding protein; this encodes MPAISFQSVSKAYPSPRGPQGSTFLALDRVSLDVEEGEFFGLLGPNGAGKTTLISILAGLTRANSGTVTVLGHDVQLDYAQARRKLGVVPQELVFDPFFNVREALRFQSGYFGIRRNDAWIDELLESLGLTDKANANMRQLSGGMKRRVLVAQALVHKPPVIVLDEPTAGVDVELRQTLWQFISKLNKLGHTVLLTTHYLEEAEALCGRIAMLKSGRVVALDSTSALLKSGTSNLLRFKIDGELPQTLAAQARVTGRVVQFPAQDAQAIEQYLAAVREAGLTALDVEIRRADLEDVFLSVMAANGDEASSPGAVASLQAKGALAT